A region of the Pseudomonas sp. J452 genome:
CCGGCCAGCCTGAAGTGGTATGCCTTCCTGCAGTTCGTGGCCATCAACGCCATGGCCCTGTGCTTCCTGGCCAGCGTCAAGCGCGCCGCCGTGTGGGAGCCCTGGCTGCTGGTGCTGGCGATTCTTAGCGGTTGCATCAGCCTCGGCCTGCTGTTCGAGGGCAAACGCCGGCTGTGGTCGCTCGAGGTCGTGCGGCTGCTGGCGCTGGCCGGTTTGGCGCTGGGCTGGGGCTTGTGGCTGGTGCCGGCGCAGTGGCTGCTCGGCGTGCTGCTGGCAGGGTTGTGTCTTGCCAGCCTGCTATGGCTGGTGTGGCTGGCGGCGCGGCCGCAGGTGGTGGCTTCGTCGTAGCCCGGATGCAATCCGCGGCGGGACTTTCCCGGATTATGTCCGGCTACGTGCTGTTAGCGATTTTTTAGCGGTGTGTAAGGTAGGCTCGGTGCGCTCTGCTCCCTCTACCGTTCACGGGAGAGGGGAGACAAGCGGGCCGGTAGCCCGGATGTAATCCGGGAGCCGGGTATGTGCCCATTTCCCCCGGATTACATCCGGGCTACGCGTGTGGGGTGGATGACGTTTTTCATCCACCAAAGCGCCGCTCGGTGGATCGATGGAATGCATGCCGCTTTCGTAGGAGCTTGCTCCTACAGGCTATCCAGTGGCAGGCCGCTGCGAGCGGCCAGGGCCTGGCTTTCCAGATGATCTTTCGGCGCGGCCAGGTGCAGCGGCTTGCCGGCTTCGCGGGCCATGCGCTGGGCTTCGTCGAGGATGCGCCGGGCCACGCCGCGCTTGCGCGTGACCTTGCGCACGCACAGGTGCGACAGGCGCCAGCAGTCGGCGCCACGGGTCAGCAGGGCGGCGCCGAGCAGGCGGTCGTTGAAGCGCCCGGCGATCAACCGGCCCTCGCCAATCCCGCTGGCGATCAGCGCGTCGGCGCTGGCATAGGGCGTCAGCAACCAGTCCGGGGCGTCGGCGTAGACCTTGGTCAGGTCGGTGTGATCCTGAGCCGATGGACGGGTGACGATCTCGACAAACACGGGCATCGCGGCTTCCTCGCAGGCAGGTGGCGCAGTGTAAAGTCAGCTCAATCGCGCCGATAGCCCTGGTGCGATAGCAACGCGGTAGCCGTGCAGGCCGCGCGCCGCCTATAATGCCCGCCTTTTCCGCAAGCATTTTCGGGAGCTGGTGATGGCCGAACGTACGGCATCCGTCGAGCGCAACACCCTGGAGACCCAGATCAAGGTCTCGATCAACCTGGATGGTACTGGCAAGGCCAAGTTCGATATTGGCGTGCCGTTCCTCGAGCACATGCTCGATCAGATCGCCCGTCACGGGCTGATCGACCTGGACATCCAGTGCAAGGGCGACCTGCATATCGACGACCACCACACCGTGGAAGACGTCGGTATCACCCTCGGCCAGGCCTTCACCAAGGCCATCGGCGACAAGAAGGGCATGACCCGCTACGGCCATTCCTATGTGCCGCTGGACGAGGCGCTGTCGCGCGTGGTGATCGACTTCTCCGGTCGTCCGGGCCTGCAGATGCACGTGCCGTTCACCCGCGCGGTGGTCGGTGGCTTCGACGTGGACCTGTTCCAGGAATTCTTCCAGGGCTTCGTCAACCACGCCCTGGTCAGCCTGCACATCGACAACCTGCGTGGCACCAACACCCACCACCAGATCGAGACGGTGTTCAAGGCCTTCGGTCGCGCCCTGCGCATGGCCGTCGAGCTGGACCCGCGCATGGCCGGGCAGATGCCGTCGACCAAGGGCTGCCTATAAATGCAGACGGTTGCAGTAATCGACTACGGCATGGGCAACCTGCACTCGGTGGCCAAGGCCCTCGAGCACGTCGGTGCCGGCAAGGTGCTGGTGACCAGCGATGCCGCGGTGATTCGCGAAGCCGACCGCGTGGTGTTTCCCGGCGTCGGTGCGATCCGCGACTGCATGGCCGAGATCAAGCGTCTGGGCTTCGACAGCCTGGTGCGCGAGGTCAGCCAGGACCGGCCGTTCCTCGGTATCTGCGTCGGCATGCAGGCCCTGCTCGAGCGCAGCGAGGAGAACGACGGGGTCGATTGCATCGGCCTGTTCCCCGGCCAGGTGCGTTTCTTCGGCAAGGATCTGTATGAAGGCGGCGAGCACCTGAAGGTGCCGCACATGGGCTGGAATCAGGTGGCGCAGGTGGTCGAACACCCGCTGTGGCACGAGATTCCCGACCCGGCGCGTTTCTACTTCGTGCACAGCTACTACATCGAGGCCGGCAACCCGGCCCAGGTGGTCGGTGGCGGGCACTACGGCAAGGACTTCGCCGCGGCGCTGGCCGAGGGTTCGAAGTTCGCCGTGCAGTTCCACCCGGAGAAGAGCCATACCCATGGCCTGCAGCTGCTGCAGAACTTCGTCGGCTGGGATGGCCGCGCCTGAATGAGCCGGGGCAAGAAAGTCCCGCTGCTGGAGCTCGAAGGGCCCCAGCAGCAGGTCGCGCTGCAGGTGCTGGGGCGTTTCCTCGAGGACCGCTTCGAGCTCGAGCTGGGCTCGTTCGAAGTGCAGGAAGTGCTCGACCTGATCAGCCGCGACATCGCTCCGCATTACTACAACAAGGCGATCTCCGATGTGCAGGCGGTGCTGTCCGACCGCTTCGCCAGCCTGGAGAGCGACCTGTGGGCGCTCGAGAAGAGCTGACCCTTCACCGAATTCACGACTTGAGCAGGTTCAACCGATGCTGATTATCCCCGCTATCGATCTCAAGGACGGCGCCTGCGTGCGTCTGCGCCAGGGCCGCATGGAAGACTCCACGGTGTTCTCCGATGACCCGGTGAGCATGGCTGCCAAGTGGGTCGAAGGCGGCTGCCGCCGTCTGCACCTGGTTGACCTGAACGGCGCCTTCGAAGGCCAGCCGGTCAATGGCGAAGTGGTCACCGCCATCGCCAAGCGCTATCCGCACCTGCCGATCCAGATCGGCGGCGGCATCCGCTCGCTGGAAACCATCGAGGCCTACGTCAAGGCCGGCGTCAGCTACGTGATCATCGGCACCAAGGCGGTGAAAGATCCGCAGTTCGTCACCGATGCCTGCAAGGCCTTCCCGGGCAAGGTTATCGTCGGCCTGGACGCCAAAGACGGTTTCGTCGCCACCGACGGCTGGGCTGAGGTGTCGACCGTGCAGGCCACCGACCTGGCCAAGCGCTTCGAGGCCGACGGCGTGTCCGCCATCGTTTATACCGACATCGCCAAAGACGGCATGATGCAGGGCTGCAACGTCGAGGCCACCGCGGCCCTGGCCGCCGCCAGCAAGATCCCGGTGATCGCCTCCGGCGGCATCCACAACCTCGGTGATATCGAGAAGCTGCTGCTGGCTCGCGCGCCGGGCATCATCGGCGCCATCACCGGCCGCGCGATCTACGAAGGCACCCTGGATGTCGCCGAGGCGCAAGCCTTCTGCGACGCCTATAAAGGCTGAGGATTTCGACATGGCGCTGGCCAAACG
Encoded here:
- a CDS encoding PanM family protein, with amino-acid sequence MPVFVEIVTRPSAQDHTDLTKVYADAPDWLLTPYASADALIASGIGEGRLIAGRFNDRLLGAALLTRGADCWRLSHLCVRKVTRKRGVARRILDEAQRMAREAGKPLHLAAPKDHLESQALAARSGLPLDSL
- the hisB gene encoding imidazoleglycerol-phosphate dehydratase HisB — protein: MAERTASVERNTLETQIKVSINLDGTGKAKFDIGVPFLEHMLDQIARHGLIDLDIQCKGDLHIDDHHTVEDVGITLGQAFTKAIGDKKGMTRYGHSYVPLDEALSRVVIDFSGRPGLQMHVPFTRAVVGGFDVDLFQEFFQGFVNHALVSLHIDNLRGTNTHHQIETVFKAFGRALRMAVELDPRMAGQMPSTKGCL
- the hisH gene encoding imidazole glycerol phosphate synthase subunit HisH, with amino-acid sequence MQTVAVIDYGMGNLHSVAKALEHVGAGKVLVTSDAAVIREADRVVFPGVGAIRDCMAEIKRLGFDSLVREVSQDRPFLGICVGMQALLERSEENDGVDCIGLFPGQVRFFGKDLYEGGEHLKVPHMGWNQVAQVVEHPLWHEIPDPARFYFVHSYYIEAGNPAQVVGGGHYGKDFAAALAEGSKFAVQFHPEKSHTHGLQLLQNFVGWDGRA
- a CDS encoding DUF2164 domain-containing protein, whose protein sequence is MSRGKKVPLLELEGPQQQVALQVLGRFLEDRFELELGSFEVQEVLDLISRDIAPHYYNKAISDVQAVLSDRFASLESDLWALEKS
- the hisA gene encoding 1-(5-phosphoribosyl)-5-[(5-phosphoribosylamino)methylideneamino]imidazole-4-carboxamide isomerase; this encodes MLIIPAIDLKDGACVRLRQGRMEDSTVFSDDPVSMAAKWVEGGCRRLHLVDLNGAFEGQPVNGEVVTAIAKRYPHLPIQIGGGIRSLETIEAYVKAGVSYVIIGTKAVKDPQFVTDACKAFPGKVIVGLDAKDGFVATDGWAEVSTVQATDLAKRFEADGVSAIVYTDIAKDGMMQGCNVEATAALAAASKIPVIASGGIHNLGDIEKLLLARAPGIIGAITGRAIYEGTLDVAEAQAFCDAYKG